The following proteins come from a genomic window of Paenibacillus wynnii:
- a CDS encoding helix-turn-helix domain-containing protein, whose protein sequence is MARNSKRGRPVSPLDERHYQAIALLADGRMNYSDIADSVGVTRRTLQRWRQRKDFDRELRKVNAKLVNEWRRTSRERMRLRTAQDMTWYFNAIGTL, encoded by the coding sequence ATGGCGCGGAATAGTAAGCGCGGCCGTCCGGTTTCCCCGTTAGATGAGCGCCATTACCAGGCTATAGCGCTGCTTGCGGATGGACGTATGAACTACAGTGATATCGCGGATAGTGTAGGCGTAACCAGGCGTACGCTCCAACGTTGGAGACAGCGCAAGGACTTCGATAGGGAGCTGCGTAAGGTAAACGCTAAGCTTGTGAATGAATGGCGGAGAACATCGCGTGAACGTATGCGCTTGAGAACAGCGCAGGATATGACGTGGTATTTCAACGCAATCGGAACGTTGTAA
- a CDS encoding phBC6A51 family helix-turn-helix protein encodes MYSLIGLFILISKGEITMKSLSAGQHTAIQNLSLPKAARPSIDEIATAANVSRSTIYAWQKDPDFIAELKAQIVRNNLDMLPELIAALPEIAIREKNAAMAKLALQVHGMLTDKVEVHASASVQTTDVAALRARIEALKVAKEPAHNGAE; translated from the coding sequence GTGTACAGTTTAATAGGTTTATTTATCTTAATCAGTAAAGGGGAAATCACTATGAAATCATTATCAGCGGGCCAGCACACGGCCATTCAGAACCTATCACTCCCGAAAGCGGCGCGCCCTTCAATCGACGAAATAGCAACCGCTGCAAACGTAAGCCGCTCAACTATTTACGCGTGGCAGAAAGACCCGGACTTTATCGCAGAACTTAAAGCGCAGATTGTCCGTAATAACCTCGACATGCTGCCGGAGCTTATCGCAGCTCTACCGGAGATCGCTATACGCGAGAAGAACGCGGCTATGGCTAAGCTGGCGCTGCAGGTTCACGGTATGCTAACGGATAAGGTCGAAGTACATGCGTCGGCCAGCGTACAGACTACCGATGTTGCAGCGCTGAGAGCACGCATTGAGGCGTTGAAGGTAGCGAAGGAGCCTGCGCACAATGGCGCGGAATAG
- a CDS encoding cold-shock protein gives MFEEMNVWRGGSESGESIHGIGPSIARSPRAPKKEKRTKAEPQPQRLPGVILRYDPDRGFGFIGVRGKCDHFFHLSALADDSDTLYLNPGDNVEIETGTDRNGKPCATLVKLVD, from the coding sequence ATGTTTGAAGAAATGAATGTATGGCGTGGAGGCAGTGAAAGCGGCGAGTCAATTCATGGAATCGGACCATCCATTGCGAGAAGCCCACGCGCACCTAAGAAAGAGAAGCGTACTAAAGCAGAACCGCAGCCGCAACGGTTGCCGGGAGTTATCCTCCGCTATGACCCGGATCGCGGTTTCGGATTTATCGGAGTACGCGGGAAATGTGATCACTTCTTTCACCTCAGCGCATTAGCCGACGATTCCGATACGCTGTACCTAAATCCAGGCGACAACGTTGAGATCGAGACAGGGACGGACCGCAACGGTAAGCCCTGCGCTACTCTCGTTAAGTTGGTCGATTAA
- a CDS encoding helix-turn-helix transcriptional regulator, with product MDREALRAIRIYHGMTQLQFSAALNVSKSCIASAESGYRNVSDNLRVRVAQRFGMSEEVVKAVKDARTSANIG from the coding sequence ATGGACAGAGAGGCATTGAGAGCAATTCGTATTTATCATGGTATGACGCAGCTGCAATTCTCGGCGGCGCTTAACGTTTCTAAATCGTGCATAGCTTCTGCGGAGTCTGGCTACCGAAACGTTTCCGATAATTTGCGGGTCAGAGTGGCTCAGAGATTCGGCATGAGTGAAGAAGTTGTTAAAGCGGTTAAGGACGCAAGAACTTCCGCTAATATAGGGTAG
- a CDS encoding TOTE conflict system archaeo-eukaryotic primase domain-containing protein — protein sequence MPDVIDRLYELYVIQNHHYLLQFRGGFYCTVTERAKPLRRYQMDAHINGRTTVGTFSGQHFTKFLTFDVDFKHSLELAKWVTYKLAAALDSVGAHEYAISYSGNKGYHVDLFFDMAIPVETARTFFAFIVSLAEVSGVEGGEVEFRPSAQQGVKLPIGTHQKTGNFCGFCRIEDGLRVMNREESTAYLHAINKTDHTLIISRDDMAHDLDDAAEMENVIARHTPLETYAQDESYSLTRAAERYHNGLTGPGQRHNSFLLLARLFNHNGVDRAGAVESITEWLAWQESGFYESSAEYCAEDLRKCVDYVYDKNLTLNGGQRDLTVSFCEIDDIIRRCPQKSHKALAYALLIHSKRWASASGTFFMVFNQMAEASGLCLRTAKTQINQLENIGVIEIVKRDQKVRGTFKKKPNIYRMTLAAGGEEYEVTKETGLADCLHHFYEDSDLKDALPRRQYEALTMAS from the coding sequence ATGCCCGACGTAATCGACCGCTTATACGAGCTATACGTGATTCAAAATCATCACTATCTACTGCAGTTTCGCGGCGGCTTCTATTGTACGGTTACAGAACGCGCTAAACCACTACGCCGCTACCAAATGGACGCGCACATTAACGGCCGCACAACGGTCGGAACATTCAGCGGTCAGCATTTTACGAAGTTTCTAACGTTCGACGTCGACTTTAAGCATAGCCTGGAACTGGCGAAGTGGGTAACGTATAAACTCGCGGCTGCACTTGATTCGGTCGGCGCTCATGAATACGCTATCAGCTACTCCGGAAACAAAGGTTATCACGTCGATCTTTTCTTCGATATGGCTATTCCGGTCGAAACGGCGCGTACGTTCTTCGCTTTCATCGTATCACTAGCGGAGGTAAGCGGCGTTGAAGGCGGCGAGGTTGAGTTCCGGCCGTCTGCGCAGCAAGGAGTAAAACTACCGATCGGAACGCACCAAAAGACCGGCAACTTCTGCGGGTTCTGCCGCATTGAGGATGGCCTGCGCGTTATGAACCGCGAAGAGTCTACCGCCTACCTTCACGCCATCAATAAGACGGACCACACACTCATTATTAGCCGCGATGATATGGCGCATGATCTTGATGATGCCGCCGAAATGGAAAACGTAATCGCTCGCCATACGCCGCTAGAAACGTACGCACAGGACGAAAGCTACTCGCTGACACGCGCCGCCGAACGCTATCACAACGGATTAACCGGTCCCGGCCAGCGTCATAATTCGTTTTTACTACTTGCGCGGCTCTTTAACCATAACGGAGTTGATCGCGCAGGTGCGGTCGAATCTATAACGGAGTGGCTTGCGTGGCAGGAGTCCGGGTTTTATGAATCGTCTGCGGAGTATTGTGCGGAAGACTTACGTAAATGCGTCGATTATGTTTACGATAAAAACCTAACGCTAAACGGTGGACAGCGCGATCTTACCGTATCCTTCTGCGAGATCGACGATATTATCCGCCGCTGTCCGCAAAAGAGTCATAAGGCGCTGGCGTATGCGTTACTTATTCATTCTAAGCGTTGGGCGAGCGCGTCCGGTACATTCTTTATGGTGTTTAACCAAATGGCGGAAGCATCGGGTCTTTGTTTACGGACAGCTAAGACGCAGATCAATCAACTAGAGAATATCGGCGTTATCGAGATTGTTAAGCGCGACCAAAAAGTAAGAGGTACGTTCAAAAAGAAGCCGAATATTTACCGAATGACTTTAGCCGCCGGCGGCGAGGAGTACGAAGTTACGAAAGAAACCGGGCTGGCCGATTGTTTGCACCATTTCTACGAGGATAGCGACTTAAAGGATGCGCTGCCACGCAGACAGTATGAGGCGCTGACTATGGCTTCCTAA
- a CDS encoding helix-turn-helix domain-containing protein, whose amino-acid sequence MIRFSLDKLMKERGLEQKEIVEISGINRNTIKALANNANNRIDFPTLDKLCRKLGVKPGDLIEYIDEEDRAE is encoded by the coding sequence GTGATTAGATTTTCATTGGATAAGCTCATGAAAGAGCGGGGATTAGAACAGAAGGAGATTGTAGAAATTTCCGGTATCAATCGCAACACAATTAAGGCGCTCGCTAATAACGCAAACAACCGGATCGACTTTCCGACGCTTGATAAGCTCTGCCGTAAACTTGGCGTTAAGCCGGGCGATTTGATCGAATACATAGACGAAGAAGACCGCGCCGAATAA
- a CDS encoding tyrosine-type recombinase/integrase: MDYKAKRKLILESRETKERPGMHEAAAMFIKSRKLKNLTENTVASYSQALNKFSEFLDENIIEKIDDIIVEDIQEFIQTRMDEGNSAPTINKYIRSLRAFFNFLSSTGNLTVNPMELVDKLAEEKRVLRTLSRDQVKALLNVPNRSTPAGYRNYVFLLLILDTGIRLEEALSFDVEGVYWQERVIKVFGKGRKERLVPFSDLLAVHMREYLELRGESESSVFFLNIDGQPLRRRTIQEDISDYGKIAGIKGVRVSCHTLRYTFARNYVLNGGDVVSLMRIMGHKSLHMAQLYTEMFQADISKQHDKFSPVSSIFN, from the coding sequence ATGGACTACAAGGCAAAAAGGAAATTAATACTTGAATCGCGCGAGACTAAGGAAAGACCTGGCATGCACGAAGCAGCAGCCATGTTCATAAAATCGCGCAAACTAAAGAACTTGACTGAGAATACGGTGGCATCGTATAGTCAAGCTCTCAATAAGTTCAGCGAATTTTTAGACGAGAATATTATCGAAAAAATAGACGATATCATCGTTGAGGACATTCAGGAGTTTATTCAAACGAGAATGGACGAAGGTAACAGCGCGCCAACGATCAATAAGTACATACGTAGCTTGCGGGCATTCTTTAATTTCCTTAGCAGCACCGGTAATCTGACGGTGAACCCAATGGAGTTGGTCGATAAGCTCGCGGAAGAAAAGCGGGTACTCCGCACACTAAGCCGCGATCAAGTAAAGGCGTTACTTAACGTACCCAACCGCTCGACACCGGCCGGCTATCGCAATTACGTGTTCTTACTCTTAATCCTTGATACTGGTATTCGTTTAGAAGAAGCGTTATCGTTCGATGTTGAGGGCGTATACTGGCAGGAACGCGTCATTAAAGTTTTCGGGAAGGGGCGGAAGGAGAGACTCGTTCCATTTAGCGATCTTCTCGCTGTTCATATGCGCGAATACCTGGAATTGCGCGGTGAGAGCGAATCTTCCGTCTTCTTCTTAAACATCGACGGTCAGCCGCTTAGAAGGCGTACGATTCAAGAGGACATATCCGACTACGGCAAGATAGCCGGAATAAAGGGCGTTCGTGTATCGTGCCATACTCTGCGCTATACGTTCGCTAGAAATTACGTGCTCAACGGGGGCGACGTGGTAAGTTTGATGCGCATCATGGGTCACAAATCGCTGCATATGGCGCAACTATACACGGAAATGTTTCAGGCGGATATATCGAAGCAGCACGATAAATTCTCGCCCGTCAGCTCGATATTCAATTAA
- a CDS encoding HesB/IscA family protein: MINISETAAEQLKIMLAEQETPNMFLRLGVSPGGCSGFSYAMGFDDNESEQDVYMDIEGLKVVVEKENLRYLDGLEIDFEESGMTGGFTINNPNATATCGCGSSFRTKEDAGKPNEEPC; this comes from the coding sequence ATGATAAATATCAGTGAAACGGCTGCTGAACAACTAAAAATCATGCTGGCTGAACAGGAAACGCCTAATATGTTTCTTCGTCTTGGTGTATCGCCCGGCGGATGCAGCGGTTTCTCCTACGCAATGGGCTTCGATGATAACGAAAGCGAGCAGGACGTATATATGGATATTGAAGGACTGAAGGTAGTGGTAGAGAAGGAAAATCTGCGCTATCTGGACGGTCTTGAAATCGATTTTGAGGAATCCGGCATGACCGGGGGCTTCACCATCAACAACCCGAATGCGACAGCTACATGCGGCTGTGGATCGAGTTTCCGGACGAAGGAAGATGCAGGGAAGCCGAATGAGGAACCTTGTTAA
- the mqnE gene encoding aminofutalosine synthase MqnE translates to MSTLITPQTDAKMAAIIEKVRSGKRLNLEDGVYLYESNDLLTIGQLANEVNLRKNGNKVYFIENMSLYFTNVCESHCAFCNFRKDDGEEGAYTLSGQEMVQYVEQHIHPGVREFHIVGGHNDKVPFQYYVDSLKALSERFPDVTLKAYTAAEIDFFTRISGLSIREVLEQLRAAGLKTLTGGGAEILSDQYRQKMRVDKANVEEYLEVHRTAHNLGMRTHTTMLYGSIESREDRIKHMLQIRDLQDETNGFMVFIPLSMQPKNKNAGIMRRNSAYEDLRTIAVSRLMLDNFDHIKAYFINIGAQLTQVALSFGASDVHGTIIKERISHAAGALTPEGLTRDELIWLVKGAGRIPVERDTFYNEIKVYE, encoded by the coding sequence ATGTCTACTCTAATAACACCCCAGACGGATGCCAAGATGGCAGCTATTATCGAGAAAGTCCGCAGTGGCAAAAGATTAAATTTGGAAGATGGCGTTTATTTATATGAGAGTAATGACCTGTTGACGATTGGCCAGCTGGCTAATGAGGTCAATCTTCGAAAGAACGGGAATAAAGTATATTTTATCGAAAACATGAGTTTGTATTTCACGAATGTGTGTGAATCTCACTGCGCATTCTGCAATTTCCGCAAGGATGACGGTGAAGAAGGCGCATATACGCTTTCGGGTCAGGAAATGGTGCAATATGTCGAACAGCATATTCATCCCGGTGTACGTGAGTTCCATATTGTCGGAGGCCATAATGATAAGGTTCCCTTCCAATACTATGTTGATTCGCTCAAAGCATTGAGTGAACGGTTCCCCGATGTAACTTTAAAGGCTTACACCGCGGCGGAGATTGACTTTTTCACCCGGATTAGCGGGCTTAGTATTCGCGAAGTGCTGGAACAGCTGCGTGCAGCAGGGTTAAAGACTCTTACAGGCGGCGGTGCAGAAATTCTGTCCGACCAATACCGTCAAAAAATGCGCGTCGATAAAGCAAATGTTGAAGAATATCTTGAGGTCCACCGGACAGCGCATAATCTGGGGATGAGAACTCATACCACTATGCTCTACGGTTCCATTGAATCCCGTGAAGACCGCATTAAGCATATGCTGCAAATTCGTGATCTACAGGATGAAACCAATGGTTTCATGGTATTTATCCCTTTGTCTATGCAGCCTAAGAATAAAAATGCCGGTATTATGCGCCGCAACTCTGCTTATGAGGATCTTAGAACAATTGCGGTCAGCCGATTAATGTTAGACAACTTCGACCATATTAAAGCTTACTTCATTAATATCGGAGCACAGCTTACTCAGGTTGCTCTCAGCTTTGGTGCGTCTGACGTACACGGTACGATTATTAAAGAACGTATTAGCCATGCAGCCGGTGCTTTAACACCGGAAGGCCTTACCCGCGATGAACTGATCTGGTTGGTGAAGGGTGCCGGTCGGATTCCGGTAGAACGTGATACCTTCTATAACGAAATTAAAGTATACGAATAA
- a CDS encoding NAD(P)/FAD-dependent oxidoreductase codes for MRTLLVLGGGYGGLALIQELIDHHLPHDVEIVLVDRMPYQGIKTEYYALAAGTVTDCDLRIQFPVHPRLTVRYGEVGSIDLESRLVFLETGEPISYDILAIALGCTDNYHNIPGADQYTCSIQTFSGTRDTYRRLNDVRPYGTVNIVGGGLSGVELAAELRESRPDLNISILDRGERVLSSFPAKLSQYVEEWFSEHQVETLGGISVSHVEKDAIYNGTQAIASDITVWTAGIQPVQVVQKLELAKDRGGRIILGEHYQVPDYPEVYVIGDCASLPFAPSAQAAGAQGEQVAQIIRALWRNETPKLHPIRLKGTLGSLGKNSGFGQMGQRSVMGRVPRILKSGVLWMSKRHFG; via the coding sequence ATGAGAACATTGCTCGTCCTCGGCGGCGGTTACGGCGGCCTAGCCCTCATCCAAGAATTAATAGATCACCATCTCCCCCATGACGTGGAAATTGTCTTAGTGGATCGAATGCCCTATCAGGGAATAAAAACAGAATATTATGCTCTGGCAGCAGGTACCGTAACGGACTGCGACCTCCGCATCCAGTTTCCAGTACATCCCCGTCTTACTGTCCGTTATGGCGAAGTAGGATCTATTGATTTGGAGAGCAGGCTGGTATTTCTGGAAACCGGTGAGCCGATTTCTTATGATATTCTAGCCATTGCTCTGGGATGTACGGATAATTATCATAACATTCCGGGCGCAGATCAATATACCTGTAGTATTCAGACGTTCTCGGGTACTAGGGATACGTACCGTCGCCTGAACGACGTCAGACCCTATGGTACGGTTAATATTGTAGGAGGAGGGTTAAGCGGCGTAGAACTGGCTGCAGAGCTGCGTGAAAGCCGCCCAGACCTGAATATCTCTATCTTGGATCGTGGTGAACGTGTCTTATCTTCTTTCCCGGCAAAGCTCTCGCAATATGTAGAGGAATGGTTCAGCGAACATCAGGTGGAAACGCTTGGGGGAATTTCTGTTTCCCATGTAGAGAAGGATGCCATATATAATGGCACGCAGGCAATTGCTTCCGACATTACCGTCTGGACCGCCGGCATTCAGCCTGTTCAGGTTGTTCAAAAGCTTGAGCTTGCCAAAGATCGCGGTGGACGAATCATTCTAGGAGAGCATTATCAGGTGCCTGATTATCCGGAGGTTTATGTGATCGGAGATTGTGCCAGCCTGCCGTTTGCACCCAGCGCTCAAGCCGCTGGAGCACAAGGTGAGCAGGTTGCACAAATTATACGGGCTCTATGGCGTAATGAGACACCCAAGCTGCATCCTATCCGCTTAAAAGGGACTCTAGGTTCATTGGGTAAGAACTCCGGCTTTGGGCAAATGGGTCAACGTTCCGTAATGGGACGAGTTCCGCGTATTCTAAAAAGCGGTGTGTTATGGATGTCCAAACGCCATTTTGGTTAA
- a CDS encoding YuzB family protein: MRPIIEFCASNLGHGTDKLMHKLEQNPDYDVIEYGCLNNCGQCYLSPFAMLNGEIIEADSPEELEEAINTKIKELEAWDNLDLD; the protein is encoded by the coding sequence ATGAGACCAATTATTGAATTTTGTGCCAGTAACCTAGGTCACGGTACAGATAAGTTAATGCATAAGCTTGAGCAAAACCCGGATTACGATGTAATTGAATATGGCTGCCTTAATAATTGCGGTCAATGCTACTTGTCGCCGTTCGCCATGCTCAATGGTGAAATTATTGAAGCCGACTCCCCTGAAGAGCTGGAGGAAGCCATCAACACCAAGATTAAGGAGCTCGAAGCCTGGGACAACCTTGATCTCGATTGA
- a CDS encoding NifU family protein translates to MSENTQSTTMYDEVLEVLDKLRPFLQRDGGDVELIDVEDGIVKLKLMGACGSCPSSTITLKAGIERALVEEVEGVEEVVQVF, encoded by the coding sequence ATGAGTGAGAATACACAAAGCACCACCATGTATGATGAAGTGCTGGAAGTACTCGATAAGCTTCGTCCCTTCCTGCAACGCGATGGCGGAGACGTCGAACTGATCGATGTGGAAGACGGCATCGTTAAGTTGAAATTGATGGGTGCCTGCGGTAGCTGCCCAAGCTCCACCATTACGTTAAAAGCCGGGATTGAACGCGCCCTTGTTGAAGAAGTAGAAGGCGTAGAAGAAGTTGTTCAAGTATTCTAA
- a CDS encoding MetQ/NlpA family ABC transporter substrate-binding protein — protein sequence MKKLLLTFFSLTLIVVLAACGNNNANNAGNSAATNAPAADATTEPAAEPVTLVIGASPVPHAEILKAIAPLLEAQGIKLEIKEFTDYVQPNVQLAEKQLDANFFQHQPYLDEQNKNNSTDLVSVGSVHVEPFGAYSKKIKTIEELADGAKVAIPNDATNGGRALILLAKNGLITLKDDKNITSTTADITENKKNLKIIELDAAMLPRQLNEVDLALINTNYALEAKLVPTKDALFIEGVDSPYANILVTRPDNKDTDAIKKLVAALTSPEAKKFIEEKYEGAIIPAF from the coding sequence ATGAAAAAACTATTGCTGACTTTTTTTAGCCTGACACTGATCGTGGTATTGGCAGCTTGCGGAAATAATAATGCTAACAATGCAGGCAACTCGGCTGCAACCAATGCACCTGCGGCTGATGCTACAACTGAACCTGCTGCTGAACCCGTTACTTTGGTAATTGGAGCTTCTCCAGTACCGCATGCTGAAATCTTGAAGGCTATTGCACCTTTGCTTGAAGCTCAAGGCATCAAGCTTGAAATTAAAGAATTCACAGATTATGTACAACCTAACGTACAGCTAGCTGAGAAGCAGCTGGATGCTAACTTCTTTCAACACCAGCCTTACCTAGATGAACAGAACAAGAACAACAGCACGGATCTGGTATCTGTTGGCAGTGTACACGTTGAGCCGTTTGGTGCTTATTCCAAGAAAATCAAAACCATCGAAGAGCTGGCTGACGGTGCGAAAGTTGCGATTCCTAACGATGCAACAAACGGCGGACGCGCATTGATTCTTTTGGCTAAAAACGGTCTGATTACCTTGAAAGATGATAAGAACATCACTTCTACAACAGCAGATATTACTGAAAACAAGAAAAACCTTAAAATCATTGAATTGGATGCAGCAATGCTTCCACGCCAATTAAATGAAGTGGATTTGGCCCTGATCAATACTAACTATGCTCTTGAGGCCAAACTGGTTCCTACTAAGGATGCCCTGTTCATCGAAGGCGTAGATTCTCCTTACGCGAACATTCTGGTGACACGTCCTGATAATAAAGATACGGATGCCATTAAAAAATTGGTTGCTGCCCTGACTTCACCGGAAGCTAAGAAATTTATTGAAGAGAAATATGAAGGTGCTATTATTCCAGCATTTTAA
- a CDS encoding methionine ABC transporter permease, with amino-acid sequence MASLNFSTVNWDEMLQATFDTLKMLGSSAIFTIILGLPLGIVLYLWGRSSKPVVGVIYSVLSFLVNILRSVPFIILMVALIPFTYSIVGTSIGVLGTIPPLVVGAAPFFARLVETALREVDRGVIEAAQGMGASTTQIVTRVLLPEARPGLISGVTITVVTLVAYTAMSGMVGGGGLGDLAIRYGYYRYEKEVMIISVALMVLLVQLLQMAGDRLVKYFSRK; translated from the coding sequence ATGGCCAGCTTGAATTTTTCCACTGTAAACTGGGATGAAATGCTCCAAGCCACCTTTGATACCTTGAAAATGTTAGGGAGTTCCGCAATCTTCACAATTATTCTTGGTTTACCACTCGGAATTGTGCTATATTTATGGGGACGATCCTCAAAGCCCGTTGTAGGGGTCATTTATTCAGTCTTATCGTTCCTTGTGAACATCCTGCGTTCCGTTCCTTTTATTATCTTAATGGTCGCATTAATCCCTTTTACTTATTCCATTGTAGGTACTTCCATTGGCGTATTGGGCACAATCCCACCACTTGTTGTGGGTGCTGCACCCTTCTTTGCCCGCCTTGTGGAGACAGCACTTAGGGAAGTAGACAGAGGGGTCATAGAGGCTGCTCAGGGGATGGGCGCATCAACAACGCAAATCGTTACGCGGGTTCTTTTGCCAGAAGCTCGTCCAGGCCTAATATCTGGGGTTACTATTACTGTGGTAACTTTGGTGGCATATACGGCAATGTCCGGTATGGTCGGGGGTGGCGGTCTAGGTGACTTGGCGATTCGTTATGGTTACTACCGTTACGAGAAGGAAGTTATGATCATCTCCGTAGCACTTATGGTTCTGCTGGTGCAACTTCTGCAAATGGCCGGGGACCGATTAGTTAAGTATTTTTCAAGGAAATAA
- a CDS encoding methionine ABC transporter ATP-binding protein: MIELKGLTKVYGKGKKAATALSQLNLSIKKGEIFGVIGHSGAGKSTLIRCINLLERPTKGEVWVDGIDLTKLTQGQLQQKRRKIGMIFQHFNLLSSATVFENIAFPLRLTGASKESIQSKVRELLKLVGLEDHWNKYPAQLSGGQKQRVGVARALASDPDVLLCDEATSALDPQTTDSILRLLLDINQRFNLTIVLITHEMHVIQSICDRVAVIHGGGIVEQGDVTEVFLKPKHDITRDFIRSETQNDGPLRAAINAPHPESSKAVKITFLGQKTYESTLSHVVKETGVIFAILQGTISTIKDVPYGQLIVRFEGPSEAIQETISKLLAQGLDVEVMD; the protein is encoded by the coding sequence ATGATAGAGCTTAAAGGTTTAACTAAGGTATACGGAAAAGGCAAAAAGGCAGCTACTGCTCTCTCACAACTGAACTTATCTATTAAAAAAGGCGAGATATTTGGAGTCATCGGCCACTCCGGCGCCGGCAAAAGCACATTGATTCGCTGCATAAATTTGTTGGAACGTCCTACAAAAGGCGAGGTCTGGGTGGATGGTATTGACCTCACGAAGCTTACCCAAGGACAGCTGCAGCAGAAGCGGCGTAAGATCGGGATGATTTTTCAGCATTTCAATCTGTTATCTTCAGCAACGGTCTTTGAGAATATCGCATTCCCCCTCCGTCTTACGGGGGCATCGAAAGAGTCCATTCAAAGCAAGGTTAGAGAACTGCTTAAGCTTGTAGGCCTTGAAGATCACTGGAATAAGTATCCCGCTCAGCTATCAGGGGGACAGAAGCAGCGGGTAGGGGTTGCCCGGGCATTAGCCAGCGATCCTGATGTGCTGCTGTGTGATGAAGCGACTTCGGCGCTCGATCCGCAGACTACCGATTCCATCCTTAGACTTTTGCTGGACATTAATCAACGGTTCAATCTAACCATTGTTCTCATTACTCACGAAATGCATGTCATCCAGAGCATTTGCGACCGTGTCGCTGTTATACATGGCGGAGGGATTGTAGAGCAGGGGGATGTGACCGAGGTGTTCCTGAAGCCGAAACATGATATTACAAGAGATTTCATTCGCAGTGAGACACAAAACGACGGACCGCTACGGGCAGCTATTAATGCACCCCACCCAGAGTCCTCAAAAGCAGTGAAGATCACCTTCTTGGGTCAAAAAACGTATGAATCCACTCTCTCCCACGTAGTGAAGGAGACCGGTGTTATTTTCGCAATATTGCAGGGCACGATCTCTACCATAAAAGATGTACCTTACGGTCAATTGATCGTTCGTTTTGAGGGTCCTTCTGAAGCCATCCAAGAGACGATTAGCAAACTACTGGCTCAAGGCCTTGATGTGGAGGTGATGGATTGA
- a CDS encoding Cthe_2314 family HEPN domain-containing protein — MLRILLGEPPRVNSGLLAEAMNSMEQMAALLRKEMKSTQDRDHVYRQLEIWTRGLISSLDELEQSWFAASYYRRSVITGTLDDMPVLEQEEYARYVYFYKNGFIRVFSLLDKLGTVLNALYDLNTSKVKAHFSYFTVLRQFNIIKDHKALVEQLNKVKDAYREPLQNLRKRRNSEIHYMNSEMEDDLWQRHKGLNEKVKLEDVDAHLEDLRLGLNMVCKSLTVAYRYSLEQWRKDVSRH, encoded by the coding sequence ATGCTGCGGATTTTACTCGGTGAGCCTCCCCGCGTGAATAGCGGATTATTGGCTGAGGCTATGAATAGTATGGAACAGATGGCAGCACTGCTGCGTAAGGAAATGAAGAGCACTCAGGATCGGGATCATGTCTACCGCCAGTTGGAGATTTGGACACGGGGGCTGATCTCGTCACTGGATGAACTTGAGCAAAGCTGGTTCGCAGCTTCTTACTATAGGAGGTCTGTGATCACTGGGACTCTAGATGATATGCCTGTGCTGGAGCAGGAGGAATACGCCCGATATGTGTATTTTTACAAAAATGGCTTTATCCGTGTGTTCTCTTTGCTGGACAAGCTGGGCACTGTATTGAATGCCCTTTATGACCTGAATACCTCCAAGGTAAAAGCTCATTTTTCCTATTTCACTGTGCTTCGCCAATTTAATATCATTAAGGATCATAAGGCTTTAGTCGAGCAATTGAACAAAGTGAAGGATGCATACCGTGAGCCGTTGCAGAACTTGCGCAAACGCCGAAATTCGGAGATTCATTATATGAATTCCGAAATGGAGGATGATCTGTGGCAGCGGCATAAAGGGCTGAATGAGAAGGTGAAGCTTGAAGATGTGGATGCACATCTGGAGGATTTGAGGCTAGGGCTGAACATGGTATGTAAATCACTCACTGTGGCCTATAGATACAGTCTTGAGCAGTGGCGCAAGGATGTCAGTCGTCACTGA